A genome region from Sphingobium sp. WTD-1 includes the following:
- the tpiA gene encoding triose-phosphate isomerase: protein MSRRKLVVGNWKMNGMRAHLDEVEAIGKVAAQHPAVEVGICLPATLIMAGSQLRGAAFIGAQNCHMELSGAYTGSLSAEMLIEAGATWVITGHSERRETRGETNADVAAKSVAAHGAGMKVILCVGETLAVRDAGDADEVVTAQLLASLPEGASADWLAVAYEPIWAIGTGRIPTLEAIQSMHATLRAALASRIGQDQADAMRILYGGSMNGDNAAEIIALPDVDGGLVGGASLSAAKFEPVIAAAD from the coding sequence ATGAGCAGGCGCAAGCTGGTGGTCGGCAACTGGAAGATGAACGGGATGCGTGCGCATCTCGACGAGGTGGAGGCGATCGGCAAGGTCGCGGCGCAGCATCCGGCGGTGGAGGTCGGGATATGTCTGCCTGCGACGCTGATCATGGCGGGGTCGCAGCTGAGGGGCGCGGCCTTCATCGGCGCCCAGAACTGCCATATGGAATTGAGTGGCGCCTATACCGGCTCGCTGTCGGCGGAGATGCTGATCGAGGCGGGGGCGACCTGGGTCATCACCGGCCATAGCGAACGGCGCGAGACGCGCGGCGAAACCAACGCCGATGTCGCCGCCAAGTCGGTCGCCGCCCATGGTGCGGGCATGAAGGTGATCTTGTGCGTGGGCGAAACGCTGGCTGTGCGCGATGCGGGCGATGCCGACGAAGTGGTCACCGCCCAGTTGCTCGCCTCGCTGCCTGAAGGCGCAAGCGCCGACTGGCTGGCCGTCGCCTATGAACCGATCTGGGCGATCGGCACCGGCCGCATTCCGACGCTGGAGGCGATCCAGTCGATGCACGCCACCTTGCGGGCTGCGCTTGCCAGCCGGATCGGCCAGGATCAGGCCGACGCCATGCGCATCCTCTATGGCGGATCGATGAACGGCGACAATGCCGCCGAGATCATCGCCCTGCCGGACGTCGACGGTGGCCTGGTCGGCGGCGCCAGCCTGTCCGCCGCCAAGTTCGAACCGGTGATCGCCGCCGCGGACTGA
- a CDS encoding peptidylprolyl isomerase yields the protein MLSVFRSFIRSKFGAFFAILFLGLIAAAFILGDISSGKFGTGLGGGDTVAKAGGSKLRMSELQDRIQRVFENARRENPGMQIGDFFAQGGGKQVFDQLVAALTLKQFASDQGVHISKRLVDAQIAQIPAFQDAAGNFSQDNFRALLQRERISEQSLRDDISREILQRQLLAPVGLGVKLPDSVALPYASLLLEERQGTIAAIPAAAFLDTKEPTDAQVADFYKKNAARYTIPEQRRIRYAVIDSERFAQAAQPTEAEITAAYNQNKAAYAAKENRSVEQLVLPTQAAAKAIADQVKAGKTLAAAAQGAGLAVSTLTDQSREALAATASKPVADAAFAAKQGELVGPVRGSLGWIVLRVTALNNVPARALASVRDEIIATLRTQKEKQLLTDFTGKIEDQIANGGTFEEVAKDNGLKLETSPLLVSSGKQVEDETYQPNSDLQPLLAPVFAMSADDDAQLVPITADKRYALAAPGDIVAPAPPPLAKIKPLVVAQYKLSQGYEKAQKVAEDIRAKVAKGTKLADALAQAGVKLPAPQVVGGRRADLMRGQQRPPAEIAILFSMAANSVKTLPIGQDRGTFVVQLNAIKRGDAAGQPELLNQVRTQLGDVVGEEYGAQFERAIEKDMGVTRKANAVAEAQKALSATNSGEQ from the coding sequence ATGCTCTCTGTCTTCCGCAGTTTCATCCGCTCCAAATTCGGCGCCTTTTTTGCGATCCTCTTTCTGGGGTTGATCGCGGCGGCGTTCATCCTGGGCGACATTTCCAGCGGCAAGTTCGGGACCGGCCTGGGCGGCGGCGACACCGTCGCCAAGGCCGGCGGTTCCAAGCTGCGCATGAGCGAGCTGCAGGACCGTATCCAGCGCGTGTTCGAAAATGCGCGCCGCGAAAATCCGGGCATGCAGATCGGCGATTTCTTCGCCCAGGGTGGCGGCAAGCAGGTGTTCGACCAGCTGGTCGCGGCGCTGACGCTCAAGCAGTTCGCCAGCGATCAGGGCGTCCATATCAGCAAACGGCTGGTCGATGCGCAGATCGCGCAGATCCCCGCCTTCCAGGACGCGGCCGGCAATTTCAGCCAGGATAATTTCCGCGCCCTGCTGCAGCGCGAGCGGATCAGCGAACAGTCGCTGCGCGACGATATCAGCCGCGAAATCCTGCAGCGCCAGCTGCTGGCGCCGGTCGGCCTGGGCGTGAAGCTGCCCGACAGCGTGGCGCTGCCCTATGCGTCGCTGCTGCTGGAGGAACGCCAGGGCACGATCGCCGCGATCCCGGCCGCCGCCTTCCTGGACACGAAGGAGCCGACCGACGCGCAGGTCGCCGATTTCTACAAGAAGAATGCCGCGCGCTACACCATCCCGGAACAGCGCCGCATCCGCTATGCCGTGATCGACAGCGAGCGTTTCGCCCAGGCGGCGCAGCCGACCGAGGCGGAAATCACCGCCGCCTACAACCAGAACAAGGCGGCCTATGCCGCCAAGGAAAATCGCAGCGTCGAACAGCTTGTGCTGCCGACCCAGGCCGCTGCCAAGGCGATCGCCGACCAGGTGAAGGCCGGCAAGACGCTGGCCGCTGCGGCGCAGGGTGCTGGCCTTGCCGTGTCGACCCTGACCGACCAGAGCCGCGAGGCGCTCGCCGCCACCGCGTCCAAGCCGGTCGCCGACGCCGCCTTTGCCGCCAAGCAGGGCGAACTGGTCGGCCCGGTCCGTGGTTCGCTCGGCTGGATCGTGCTGCGCGTCACCGCGCTCAACAATGTCCCGGCCCGTGCGCTGGCGTCGGTGCGCGATGAGATCATCGCCACGCTGCGCACCCAGAAGGAAAAGCAGCTGCTGACCGACTTCACCGGCAAAATCGAGGACCAGATCGCCAATGGCGGCACCTTCGAGGAAGTCGCGAAGGATAATGGCCTGAAGCTGGAAACCTCGCCGCTGCTGGTGTCGAGCGGCAAGCAGGTCGAGGACGAGACCTATCAGCCCAACAGCGACCTGCAGCCGCTGCTGGCCCCCGTCTTCGCGATGAGCGCCGACGATGATGCCCAGTTGGTGCCGATCACCGCCGACAAGCGCTATGCGCTGGCAGCGCCGGGCGACATCGTCGCCCCCGCTCCGCCGCCGCTCGCCAAGATCAAGCCGCTGGTCGTAGCCCAGTACAAGCTGAGCCAGGGCTATGAGAAGGCGCAGAAGGTTGCCGAGGACATCCGCGCCAAGGTCGCCAAGGGCACCAAGCTGGCCGATGCGCTGGCCCAGGCCGGCGTCAAGCTGCCCGCCCCGCAGGTCGTGGGTGGCCGTCGCGCCGACCTGATGCGTGGCCAGCAGCGCCCGCCGGCGGAAATCGCCATCCTCTTCTCCATGGCCGCCAACAGCGTGAAGACCCTGCCGATCGGCCAGGATCGCGGCACCTTCGTGGTGCAATTGAACGCCATCAAGCGTGGTGACGCCGCCGGTCAGCCCGAATTGCTGAACCAGGTCCGCACCCAGCTGGGCGACGTCGTGGGCGAGGAATATGGCGCCCAGTTCGAGCGCGCGATCGAAAAGGACATGGGCGTGACCCGCAAGGCGAACGCCGTGGCCGAAGCCCAGAAGGCGCTGTCCGCCACCAATAGCGGCGAGCAGTAA
- the trpE gene encoding anthranilate synthase component I, with the protein MAAQGGMVDGTAVARAALAQGRSGLVWRRQIADTDTPISAALKLFEADRGDFLLESVEGGAVRGRYSLIGLAPDLVYRAEGAKGEINRQWATDRDAFVPAEQDALQALRALVAECRADLDPALPAALACLVGYFGYETVGLVEKLPRPAANDIALPDMLFVRPTVILVFDRLADALFLVAPVWKDQAADAEKAIAQALERIDATAARLAAPLPAVPAPADIAEIDVTPVLEPGRYAQMVDRAKDYIVAGDIFQVVLAQRFTSPFTLPPIALYRALRRINPSPFLYYLDLPGFALIGSSPEILVRARDGEVTIRPIAGTRPRGKNAVEDAANRASLLDDPKERAEHLMLLDLGRNDVGRVASAGSVTVTESYTVEFYSHVMHIVSNVVGRLAPEKDAIDALFAGFPAGTVSGAPKVRACEIIAELEPETRGAYAGGVGYFGPDGNMDSCIVLRTAVLKDGVMHVQAGAGIVADSTAEYEQRECEAKSGALLAAAREAVSLAKQAGYGQ; encoded by the coding sequence ATGGCGGCGCAGGGGGGAATGGTGGACGGCACGGCCGTCGCTCGCGCGGCACTGGCACAGGGCCGTTCGGGTCTGGTGTGGCGGCGGCAGATTGCCGACACCGACACGCCGATCTCCGCTGCGCTCAAGCTGTTCGAGGCGGACCGGGGCGACTTCCTGCTGGAATCGGTCGAGGGCGGCGCGGTGCGTGGCCGCTACAGCCTGATCGGCCTGGCCCCCGACCTCGTCTATCGCGCCGAGGGCGCAAAGGGCGAGATCAACCGCCAATGGGCGACCGATCGCGACGCCTTTGTCCCCGCCGAACAGGATGCGTTGCAGGCGCTGCGCGCACTGGTCGCCGAATGCCGCGCCGATCTGGACCCCGCCCTGCCCGCCGCGCTCGCCTGTCTGGTCGGCTATTTCGGCTATGAGACGGTGGGCCTGGTCGAAAAGCTGCCCCGCCCCGCCGCCAACGACATCGCCCTGCCCGACATGCTGTTCGTGCGGCCGACCGTCATCCTGGTGTTCGATCGGCTGGCCGACGCCCTGTTCCTGGTCGCCCCGGTATGGAAGGATCAGGCCGCCGACGCGGAAAAGGCCATTGCGCAGGCGCTGGAACGGATCGACGCGACCGCCGCGCGTCTGGCCGCGCCGCTGCCGGCCGTGCCCGCCCCGGCCGACATTGCCGAGATCGACGTGACGCCGGTGCTGGAGCCGGGCCGCTATGCCCAGATGGTCGATCGCGCCAAGGACTATATCGTCGCGGGCGACATCTTCCAGGTGGTGCTGGCGCAGCGCTTCACCAGCCCCTTCACTTTGCCGCCGATCGCGCTCTATCGCGCGCTGCGCCGGATCAACCCGTCGCCCTTCCTCTATTATCTCGACCTGCCCGGCTTTGCGCTGATCGGGTCCAGCCCGGAGATCCTAGTCCGCGCCCGCGATGGCGAAGTGACGATCCGGCCGATCGCCGGCACCCGCCCGCGCGGCAAGAATGCGGTCGAGGACGCCGCCAACCGCGCCAGCCTGCTCGACGATCCCAAGGAACGGGCCGAGCATCTGATGCTGCTGGACCTCGGCCGCAACGATGTCGGCCGCGTCGCCAGCGCCGGCAGCGTCACCGTGACGGAAAGCTATACGGTCGAATTCTACAGCCATGTGATGCACATCGTGTCGAACGTGGTCGGCCGGCTGGCGCCGGAGAAGGACGCGATCGACGCGCTGTTCGCGGGCTTCCCCGCCGGCACCGTGTCGGGCGCGCCCAAGGTCCGCGCCTGCGAGATCATCGCCGAACTGGAGCCGGAAACGCGCGGCGCCTATGCCGGCGGCGTCGGCTATTTCGGGCCTGACGGCAATATGGACAGTTGCATCGTGCTGCGCACCGCCGTGCTGAAGGATGGCGTGATGCACGTCCAGGCCGGTGCAGGCATCGTCGCCGATTCGACCGCCGAATATGAGCAGCGCGAATGCGAGGCCAAGAGCGGTGCCCTGCTCGCCGCCGCGCGCGAGGCCGTCAGCCTGGCCAAGCAAGCCGGCTACGGGCAGTAA
- a CDS encoding extensin family protein — MRRLHLTLRALVIVAVILGLLWVGYALLRQRPQDLPWTRLDLSQPVGLFTGRKLAALTGNRAQCLALLDRAGIAYTAMKPGGGEGQCGYADAVRLKAEKGMIALSPAGVAPSCPVIAALRVWEWQVVQPAAQRLFGQPVRSITHFGSYSCRRMYGRSQGDFSEHATADAIDVAGFVLADGHRISVVGDWKGEGKDAAFLREVRDGACDLFSTVLSPDYNAAHRDHFHLDQAERGATGWRACR, encoded by the coding sequence ATGCGCCGCCTCCATCTGACCCTTCGTGCCCTTGTCATTGTCGCTGTCATCCTTGGCCTGCTCTGGGTCGGATACGCGCTGTTGCGCCAGCGACCGCAGGATCTGCCCTGGACCAGGCTGGACCTGTCGCAGCCGGTCGGCCTGTTCACCGGTCGCAAGCTTGCCGCCCTGACCGGCAACCGGGCGCAATGCCTGGCGCTGCTCGACCGGGCGGGCATTGCCTATACGGCGATGAAGCCGGGCGGGGGCGAGGGGCAGTGCGGCTATGCCGACGCGGTCCGGTTGAAGGCGGAAAAGGGCATGATCGCATTGTCACCCGCCGGCGTTGCGCCATCCTGCCCGGTGATTGCCGCCCTGCGCGTCTGGGAATGGCAGGTGGTGCAGCCCGCCGCCCAGCGCCTGTTCGGCCAGCCGGTGCGCTCCATCACCCATTTCGGTTCCTACAGCTGCCGGCGCATGTACGGCCGCAGCCAGGGGGATTTCAGCGAACATGCCACGGCCGATGCGATCGATGTCGCGGGCTTCGTGCTGGCCGATGGCCACCGGATCAGCGTGGTCGGCGACTGGAAGGGAGAGGGCAAGGACGCCGCTTTCCTGCGTGAGGTGCGCGATGGCGCCTGCGACCTTTTCTCGACCGTGCTCTCGCCCGACTATAATGCCGCCCATCGCGACCATTTTCACCTCGACCAGGCGGAACGCGGCGCGACGGGCTGGCGGGCCTGTCGTTAG
- a CDS encoding NUDIX domain-containing protein has protein sequence MSEENDAGRPAATIVIVRDRPGGAPDLLMMERAATMAFAAGALVFPGGGVDDGDRALAASMSSDLASDEVAARIAAIRETIEESGLGVGLAGSVDTATVSAIRAGLLGGASLGDLLAPRGIALALDALVPFARWHPSAREKAIRVYDTRFYLARAPLGQEASVDATENVRLFWSSAAATIARADGGDGHVIFPTRRNLERLAQYDSFDALAAHARSIPVEKVRPWFEERDGEPHLCIPAHLGYPVTSEPMRQVRRG, from the coding sequence ATGAGCGAAGAGAATGACGCGGGGCGCCCCGCAGCGACGATCGTGATCGTGCGCGACCGGCCGGGCGGAGCGCCCGACCTGCTGATGATGGAACGGGCCGCGACCATGGCCTTTGCCGCCGGTGCGCTGGTCTTTCCGGGCGGCGGCGTGGACGATGGCGACCGGGCGCTGGCCGCCAGTATGTCCAGCGATCTGGCCAGTGACGAGGTCGCGGCACGGATCGCGGCCATTCGCGAGACGATCGAGGAAAGCGGCCTGGGCGTCGGTCTGGCGGGCTCTGTCGATACCGCGACCGTGTCGGCGATTCGCGCGGGCCTGCTCGGCGGGGCGTCGCTCGGCGATCTTCTGGCGCCGCGCGGCATCGCCCTGGCGCTGGATGCGCTGGTGCCGTTCGCCCGCTGGCACCCGTCTGCGCGGGAAAAGGCGATCCGCGTCTATGACACCCGCTTCTATCTCGCCCGCGCGCCACTGGGGCAGGAGGCGAGCGTCGATGCGACCGAGAATGTCCGCCTGTTCTGGAGCAGCGCCGCCGCGACCATCGCCCGCGCCGATGGCGGCGACGGCCATGTCATCTTCCCCACCCGCCGCAATCTGGAACGGCTGGCGCAATATGACAGTTTCGACGCGCTCGCCGCCCATGCCCGCAGCATCCCGGTGGAAAAGGTGCGCCCCTGGTTCGAGGAGCGCGACGGCGAGCCGCATCTCTGCATCCCGGCGCATCTGGGCTATCCGGTCACGTCGGAACCAATGCGGCAGGTCCGGCGTGGTTAG
- the pobA gene encoding 4-hydroxybenzoate 3-monooxygenase, translating to MRTSIAIIGAGPAGMFLAHLLAAEGIAAVVLERRDRTYVEGRVRAGVLEQVTIDLMHRLGLGTRLDREGLVHGGTQISLDGSLFRIDMAALTGGSAVTVYGQQEVMHDLFEAAPERGVEIVWNAQDVALEGLDGDHPVVRWRQDGVAQELQCDYVVGCDGYHGVSRNSIPAHVLRTFERVYPFGWLGILADVPPADHELIYANHERGFALASMRSPTRSRYYIQCGLDEQVEDWSDDRFWDELCLRLGPDAASRVTRGPSFEKSIAPLRSFVSEPMRWGRLFLAGDAAHIVPPTGAKGLNLAASDVIMLSEALVDHYRGGSDVGLDGYSARALARVWKAERFSWWFTSITHRFPDMDGFARRIQAAEIDYIRGSQAAQRTLAENYVGLPLMAA from the coding sequence ATGCGCACCAGCATAGCCATTATCGGCGCCGGCCCGGCCGGCATGTTCCTGGCCCATCTGCTCGCGGCGGAGGGCATCGCCGCCGTCGTGCTGGAACGGCGCGACCGGACCTATGTCGAGGGGCGGGTGCGTGCCGGCGTGCTGGAACAGGTGACGATCGACCTGATGCATCGCCTGGGCCTCGGCACCCGGCTCGATCGCGAGGGGCTGGTCCATGGTGGCACCCAGATTTCACTCGACGGTTCGCTGTTCCGCATCGACATGGCGGCGCTGACCGGCGGCAGCGCGGTCACCGTCTATGGCCAGCAGGAGGTGATGCACGACCTGTTCGAGGCGGCGCCGGAACGCGGTGTCGAGATCGTCTGGAATGCGCAGGATGTGGCGCTGGAGGGGCTGGACGGCGATCACCCGGTGGTCCGCTGGCGCCAGGATGGCGTCGCGCAGGAATTGCAATGCGATTATGTCGTCGGCTGCGACGGCTATCATGGCGTCAGCCGCAACAGCATCCCCGCCCATGTGCTGCGCACCTTCGAGCGCGTCTATCCGTTCGGCTGGCTCGGCATCCTCGCGGATGTGCCGCCGGCCGACCATGAACTCATCTACGCCAATCATGAGCGCGGCTTCGCGCTCGCCTCGATGCGCTCGCCCACGCGCAGCCGCTATTATATCCAGTGCGGCCTCGACGAGCAGGTCGAGGACTGGTCCGACGACCGTTTCTGGGACGAGCTTTGCCTGCGCCTTGGCCCCGACGCGGCATCGCGCGTTACCCGCGGGCCGAGCTTCGAGAAGTCGATCGCGCCGCTGCGTTCCTTCGTGTCGGAACCGATGCGCTGGGGCCGGCTTTTCCTGGCCGGCGATGCTGCCCATATCGTGCCGCCGACCGGCGCCAAGGGGCTCAACCTCGCCGCGTCGGACGTCATCATGCTGAGCGAGGCGCTGGTCGACCATTATCGCGGCGGATCGGATGTCGGGCTGGACGGCTATTCCGCCCGCGCTTTGGCCCGCGTGTGGAAGGCGGAGCGCTTCTCCTGGTGGTTCACCTCGATCACCCACCGCTTCCCCGACATGGACGGTTTTGCCCGCCGCATCCAGGCGGCCGAGATCGACTATATTCGCGGGTCGCAGGCGGCGCAGCGCACGCTGGCGGAAAATTATGTCGGCCTTCCGCTGATGGCCGCCTGA
- a CDS encoding helix-turn-helix domain-containing protein: MSKQSFPTFYLYGEPHRLVAEGFVHVETLDDRSRPSEWTIKPHAHSELSHIFLITSGGGAMEADGAELRFVAPSFLLVPATAVHGFKWLEETAGFVITMADAYLQDLGRHGAELAGLFERPDAIEMGAAQLPPVERLVADLMRELSWSAPGHRAAVDAAMLSLLVTALRHRSAAVHAAPRAGPHASIVARLRERIEQRFRLREPVSVHAAALGVSQTALRVACARMAGRSPAQMLDQRALLEAQRALLYSNLSIAEIGFSIGFADPAYFSRFFQRNMGLSARAYREAQQDATG, from the coding sequence ATGTCGAAACAGTCCTTTCCGACCTTCTACCTTTATGGGGAACCCCACAGGCTGGTGGCGGAGGGCTTCGTCCATGTCGAAACCCTGGACGATCGTTCGCGCCCCAGCGAATGGACGATCAAACCGCATGCCCATAGCGAGCTGAGCCATATATTCCTCATCACCTCGGGCGGCGGCGCGATGGAGGCGGATGGCGCGGAGCTGCGCTTTGTCGCGCCCAGCTTCCTGCTGGTGCCGGCCACCGCCGTGCATGGCTTCAAATGGCTGGAGGAAACCGCCGGCTTCGTCATCACCATGGCCGACGCCTATCTGCAGGATCTTGGCCGCCATGGCGCGGAACTGGCCGGCCTGTTCGAGCGGCCCGACGCGATCGAGATGGGCGCAGCGCAATTGCCGCCGGTCGAGCGGCTGGTGGCCGATCTGATGCGCGAACTCAGCTGGTCGGCGCCGGGCCACCGGGCGGCGGTCGATGCGGCGATGCTGTCGCTGCTGGTGACGGCACTGCGCCATCGCAGCGCCGCCGTCCACGCCGCCCCGCGCGCCGGACCGCATGCATCGATCGTGGCGCGACTGCGCGAACGGATCGAGCAGCGCTTCCGCCTGCGCGAACCGGTGTCGGTCCATGCCGCCGCGCTGGGCGTCAGCCAGACCGCGCTGCGCGTCGCCTGCGCCCGGATGGCGGGGCGATCGCCGGCGCAGATGCTGGACCAGCGCGCCCTGCTCGAAGCGCAGCGAGCCCTGCTCTATTCCAACCTGTCGATTGCCGAGATCGGCTTTTCGATCGGCTTTGCCGACCCGGCCTATTTCAGCCGCTTCTTCCAGCGCAACATGGGCCTGTCCGCCCGCGCCTATCGCGAGGCCCAGCAGGACGCGACCGGCTAA
- a CDS encoding DUF2171 domain-containing protein, whose protein sequence is MGYQGGRRYGGDDRYSTDWDRGNDRYNDRYRASRDERAYRYGMRGQFSGPGARPYPSGYDPDERGFFDRAGDEIRSWFGDDEAERRREYDEYYNRPYGDPRDQSSRLGYASAARSDYLPGRGFTPYSGERSGYGSEDHGYRNYAFGPQQDYGAHHDSNYHSWRQQRIDELDRDYAEYQREHRDRFNSEFGTWRTRRGEQRQAVTQVREHMEVVGSDGEHVGTVDKLRGDRIILTKSDSDAGGVHHSIPSSWIKSVDATKVTLEKSADEAQHAWRIEREQQALFGDRDDTRGTYGAGSSTNYEKSRYR, encoded by the coding sequence ATGGGTTATCAAGGCGGACGCCGCTATGGCGGCGATGATCGCTACTCGACCGACTGGGATCGCGGCAACGACCGTTATAATGATCGGTACAGGGCGTCGCGCGACGAGCGCGCCTATCGCTATGGCATGCGCGGCCAGTTCAGCGGGCCGGGCGCCCGCCCCTATCCTTCAGGCTATGACCCCGATGAGCGCGGCTTCTTCGACCGGGCCGGCGACGAGATCCGCAGTTGGTTCGGCGATGACGAGGCGGAACGCCGCCGCGAATATGACGAATATTATAACCGCCCCTATGGCGACCCGCGCGACCAGTCGAGCCGGCTTGGCTATGCCTCGGCCGCGCGCAGCGACTATCTGCCCGGCCGCGGCTTCACCCCCTATAGCGGCGAACGCAGCGGCTATGGCAGCGAAGACCATGGCTATCGCAACTATGCCTTTGGCCCACAGCAGGATTATGGCGCCCATCATGACAGCAACTATCATAGCTGGCGCCAGCAGCGGATCGACGAGCTGGACCGTGACTATGCCGAATATCAGCGCGAACATCGCGATCGCTTCAACAGCGAGTTCGGCACATGGCGCACCCGTCGCGGTGAACAGCGCCAGGCAGTGACGCAGGTGCGCGAGCATATGGAAGTGGTCGGCAGCGATGGCGAGCATGTCGGCACCGTCGACAAGCTGCGCGGCGACCGCATCATCCTGACCAAGAGCGACAGCGATGCCGGCGGTGTCCACCACTCCATCCCCTCCTCCTGGATCAAGTCGGTCGATGCGACCAAGGTGACGCTGGAGAAGAGCGCGGACGAAGCGCAGCATGCCTGGCGCATCGAGCGTGAGCAGCAGGCGCTGTTCGGCGATCGCGACGACACCCGCGGCACCTATGGCGCCGGGTCGTCGACCAACTATGAAAAGAGCCGTTACCGCTAA
- a CDS encoding CoA ester lyase, with protein sequence MKLRSLLFVPGDRPERFDKAAASGADAIILDLEDSVAPERKGYAREAIAGWLARARDCTAFVRLNPLEGGQTAADLAIILPAAPDGIMLPKAEGAASILALEELDGAGRLPPILPIATETPAALFELGSYRSVRDRLAGLTWGAEDLPASIGATSAREADGRYTAPIEMARSLTLFAAHASGVAAIDTVFPRIDAMDDLAAYVGRARRDGFTGMMAIHPVQVAAINAGFTPTQAEIDHARAVIDAFAANPGAGVLKLDGKMIDRPHLVQAQRVLAAI encoded by the coding sequence ATGAAACTCCGCTCGCTGCTCTTTGTCCCCGGCGATCGCCCCGAACGGTTCGACAAGGCGGCGGCGAGCGGCGCGGACGCGATCATCCTCGACCTGGAGGATTCGGTCGCACCCGAGCGCAAGGGCTATGCCCGTGAAGCGATCGCCGGCTGGCTGGCGCGCGCGCGCGATTGCACCGCCTTCGTGCGGCTCAATCCGCTGGAGGGCGGGCAAACGGCGGCCGATCTGGCTATCATCCTGCCGGCCGCGCCCGACGGCATCATGCTGCCCAAGGCGGAAGGCGCAGCCAGCATATTGGCGCTCGAAGAGCTGGACGGGGCCGGGCGGCTGCCGCCGATCCTTCCGATCGCCACGGAAACCCCCGCCGCCCTGTTCGAGCTTGGCAGCTATCGCAGTGTTCGTGATCGGCTTGCCGGCCTGACCTGGGGCGCGGAGGATCTGCCCGCGTCGATCGGCGCCACCAGCGCGCGCGAAGCCGATGGCCGCTATACCGCGCCGATCGAGATGGCGCGCAGCCTGACCCTGTTCGCGGCCCATGCTAGCGGCGTTGCGGCGATCGACACGGTCTTCCCCCGGATCGATGCGATGGATGATCTGGCCGCCTATGTCGGCCGGGCGCGACGCGACGGCTTTACCGGCATGATGGCGATCCACCCGGTTCAGGTCGCGGCGATCAATGCCGGTTTCACCCCGACCCAGGCGGAGATCGATCATGCCCGCGCGGTGATCGATGCCTTTGCCGCCAATCCGGGTGCCGGCGTGCTGAAGCTGGACGGGAAGATGATTGATCGCCCGCATCTGGTGCAGGCGCAGCGGGTGCTGGCCGCCATATGA
- a CDS encoding MaoC family dehydratase — translation MAGRHFDEWQVGDRIAHELRRTVTETDNLLFTTMTHNPQPLHLDAEAAKASEFGQILVNGTFSFALMIGLSVGDTTMGTLVANLGYDRLVMPKPVFIGDTLRCETEVTELKESRSRPEAGIVTFTHRLLNQRDEIVCQCLRMALLKKRSA, via the coding sequence ATGGCGGGCAGGCATTTCGACGAATGGCAGGTGGGGGACCGGATCGCGCATGAATTGCGCCGCACGGTGACCGAGACCGACAATCTGCTGTTCACCACCATGACCCATAATCCCCAGCCGCTGCATCTGGATGCCGAGGCGGCGAAGGCGTCGGAATTCGGCCAGATCCTGGTCAACGGCACGTTCAGCTTCGCGCTGATGATCGGCCTGTCGGTGGGGGATACCACCATGGGCACGCTGGTCGCGAACCTGGGCTATGACAGGCTGGTCATGCCCAAACCGGTGTTCATCGGCGATACGCTGCGCTGCGAGACGGAAGTCACCGAACTCAAGGAAAGCCGCTCGCGTCCCGAGGCCGGCATCGTCACCTTCACCCATCGCCTGCTCAATCAGCGGGACGAGATTGTCTGCCAGTGCCTGCGCATGGCGTTGCTCAAGAAGAGGTCTGCATGA